A single Arcanobacterium canis DNA region contains:
- a CDS encoding head-tail connector protein yields MNHQLIDQVKANLILDHDEDDELIANLVAAATSYACSFQHLPEDYYEAHEMPGTTRQAIVMLASHFYESRDGSTAGFWSDKPDAAKAMWAAVNTLLRLEREWKV; encoded by the coding sequence ATGAACCACCAGCTCATCGACCAGGTCAAAGCAAACCTCATTCTCGACCACGACGAGGACGACGAGCTCATCGCCAACCTGGTGGCAGCTGCCACCTCCTATGCTTGCAGCTTCCAGCACTTGCCTGAGGACTATTACGAGGCCCACGAGATGCCAGGGACCACCAGGCAGGCGATCGTGATGCTCGCCAGTCACTTCTACGAGTCGCGTGACGGGTCCACGGCCGGGTTCTGGTCCGACAAACCCGATGCCGCCAAGGCCATGTGGGCCGCGGTGAACACGCTGCTGCGCCTTGAGCGCGAATGGAAGGTCTAA
- a CDS encoding phage head completion protein has product MAGIGSMRETIDLITPVAHRDAAGFTGSSEQVVASVRAYREIRHASSAWVNRAAYTQATVLFRIRTIPGVTVSEVMHIAAADGRYVIDTVEPIGGYIEILAHRLHPEGTRHGARPDPTPQ; this is encoded by the coding sequence ATGGCAGGTATCGGCAGTATGCGAGAAACCATCGACCTCATCACCCCAGTGGCCCACAGGGATGCTGCGGGATTCACGGGCAGTAGCGAGCAGGTGGTCGCCTCGGTGCGCGCCTACAGGGAGATCAGACACGCCAGCTCAGCGTGGGTCAACCGTGCGGCCTACACGCAGGCCACCGTCTTGTTCCGCATCCGCACCATCCCCGGGGTCACCGTCTCGGAGGTCATGCACATCGCCGCTGCCGATGGCCGCTACGTCATCGACACCGTCGAGCCCATCGGCGGCTACATCGAGATCCTTGCCCACCGTCTGCACCCCGAAGGAACCCGCCATGGCGCGCGTCCAGATCCGACTCCCCAATAA
- a CDS encoding HK97-gp10 family putative phage morphogenesis protein codes for MARVQIRLPNKYIDKLEATSRLVDTAADEVLSAGANVVEPRMKANLAAAIGRATTMPSRSTGQLIGALGVTSVKVNSRGNHNVKVGFAENRRDGRSNALIANVLEHGRSNQPARPFLAPTRSQTRRSVVEAMKTVLASKLDGIRP; via the coding sequence ATGGCGCGCGTCCAGATCCGACTCCCCAATAAGTACATCGACAAACTCGAGGCCACCTCACGCCTGGTGGACACTGCAGCCGACGAGGTCTTGAGCGCTGGCGCGAACGTGGTCGAACCACGCATGAAAGCCAACCTCGCCGCCGCGATCGGGCGGGCGACCACGATGCCGTCCCGCTCAACCGGCCAGCTCATCGGAGCCCTGGGTGTCACCAGCGTGAAGGTCAACTCACGAGGCAATCACAACGTCAAGGTCGGTTTCGCCGAGAACCGCCGCGACGGCAGGTCGAATGCGCTGATTGCCAACGTGTTAGAGCACGGCAGGAGCAACCAGCCCGCCCGCCCGTTTCTGGCACCGACACGCTCGCAGACCAGACGGAGTGTGGTGGAGGCGATGAAAACCGTGCTGGCATCCAAACTCGACGGGATCAGACCATGA
- a CDS encoding major tail protein gives MATIGLDKLYYATITENPTTGEETYASPKPLAKAISAELSVEVAEAILYADDGPSEIVKEFKSGTLTLGVDDLGAEAAAALTGATLDANGVLISSSEDGGTPVAIGFRAARSNGTFQYFWLYRVKFALPSTTLATKADSITFSTPSIEGTILRRNKPDAKGRHPWKAEATEGDPKVKAEIITGWYKSVYEPAATSPGK, from the coding sequence ATGGCCACGATTGGTCTTGACAAGCTCTACTACGCCACGATTACCGAAAACCCCACCACCGGCGAGGAAACCTACGCCAGCCCGAAACCACTGGCCAAAGCGATCTCAGCGGAGTTGTCCGTCGAGGTCGCCGAGGCGATCTTGTATGCCGACGATGGGCCCAGCGAGATCGTCAAGGAGTTCAAATCCGGCACGCTCACCCTCGGCGTGGACGACCTGGGAGCAGAAGCCGCAGCGGCACTGACCGGTGCCACCCTGGATGCCAACGGGGTGCTCATCTCGTCCTCGGAAGACGGCGGCACACCGGTAGCGATCGGGTTCCGTGCCGCCCGCTCCAACGGCACCTTCCAGTACTTCTGGCTCTACCGCGTGAAGTTCGCCCTGCCAAGCACCACGCTTGCCACCAAGGCCGACTCGATCACGTTCTCCACCCCGAGCATCGAGGGCACGATCCTGCGCCGCAACAAGCCAGACGCGAAGGGCCGCCACCCGTGGAAAGCCGAAGCCACCGAAGGCGACCCCAAGGTTAAGGCCGAGATCATCACCGGCTGGTACAAGTCCGTCTACGAGCCCGCCGCCACCAGCCCCGGCAAGTAA